In Arthrobacter citreus, a genomic segment contains:
- a CDS encoding MarR family winged helix-turn-helix transcriptional regulator has translation MISPAKDAVNGRAGDNGRSAAINEVEDSLRRLADSVRASMRDAAKGVDPTLSLFGLKILQLLKRVGPTQSGVVAEQLMVDKSVISRLSRQLEEMDLIEVQPDPKDGRARLLALTPMAAERVKAVQTGIMLDHDVLDSWSEADLRQFAGYLSRLSMRGGPAANHCAEANG, from the coding sequence TTGATCTCCCCGGCCAAGGATGCGGTGAACGGCCGGGCCGGAGATAACGGCCGGTCCGCAGCCATCAACGAGGTGGAGGATTCCCTCCGGCGGCTGGCCGACAGCGTCCGGGCGAGCATGCGGGACGCCGCCAAGGGAGTTGATCCAACCCTTTCGCTGTTCGGGCTCAAGATCCTGCAGCTGCTCAAGCGGGTGGGGCCCACTCAGTCCGGTGTTGTGGCCGAACAGCTGATGGTCGATAAAAGCGTCATCAGCCGGCTATCGCGCCAGCTGGAGGAGATGGACCTCATTGAGGTCCAGCCCGATCCGAAGGACGGCCGCGCCCGGCTGCTGGCACTGACTCCCATGGCCGCCGAGCGGGTCAAGGCCGTGCAGACGGGCATCATGCTGGACCATGACGTGCTGGACTCCTGGTCCGAAGCGGACCTCCGCCAGTTTGCCGGCTACCTCTCCCGTCTGAGCATGCGCGGTGGGCCTGCTGCGAATCACTGCGCAGAGGCCAACGGCTAA
- a CDS encoding MDR family MFS transporter: protein MTHKQVLESLSGLLLGMFVSILAGTVVSTSLPLIISDLDGNQSAYTWVVTGTLLATTVSTPLWGKFADLFNRKLLIQLALGIFVLGSALAGFSQDTSTLIVFRVFQGLGAGGLAALSQIIMADIISPRDRGKYAGLFGAVMAVGTVGGPLLGGVVTDAFGWRWNFFIALPVAIAAIILLQLTLHLPKHPKRKVHIDYLGAVLIAGGVSLLMIWVTLAGNQFEWASLASFLMVAGSAVLLIAAVLVEFKSPEPIIPLSMFKNRTFTLAVVASIAVGVSMFGTSVFLAQYMQLARGATPTESGLLTIPMMAGLLISSTYFGRVISRTGKWKAVMISGAVLTVVGSVLLGTLAYDTNLVLVGIYMAVLGAGLGMLMQNLVLVVQNSIEVKNLGVATSAVTFFRSLGGTVGVSVLGSVLGTIVAQEIKSGISALAPADQAAAAVALGSGSIPKVSELPDAIAVLVESAYGVGVGSVFLYSVPLALITLIAVIFLPNASLGRQNAVQLKNAAAAAAAPAATAGTTAAAAGATAVPAAETPTPAADGGEPDETGTRREEERAAADLTLVDVATGAVGLVDPMAPASTPGPEQGRP, encoded by the coding sequence ATGACCCATAAGCAGGTGCTGGAATCGCTCTCCGGCCTCCTGCTCGGCATGTTTGTTTCGATCCTGGCAGGCACCGTGGTCTCCACCTCGCTGCCGCTGATCATCTCGGACCTCGACGGCAATCAGTCCGCGTACACCTGGGTGGTCACCGGCACCCTGCTGGCCACCACGGTGTCCACCCCGCTGTGGGGAAAGTTTGCCGACCTCTTCAACCGAAAGCTGCTCATTCAGCTGGCGCTGGGCATCTTTGTGCTCGGCTCGGCACTGGCCGGCTTCTCGCAGGACACCAGCACGCTTATTGTGTTCCGCGTGTTCCAGGGTCTGGGTGCCGGCGGACTCGCCGCGCTGAGCCAGATCATCATGGCCGACATCATCAGCCCGCGCGACCGCGGCAAGTATGCCGGACTGTTCGGCGCCGTCATGGCTGTCGGCACCGTCGGCGGACCGCTGCTGGGCGGCGTCGTCACCGATGCCTTCGGCTGGCGTTGGAACTTCTTCATTGCGCTTCCGGTTGCCATTGCCGCGATCATCCTGCTGCAGCTCACCCTGCACCTGCCCAAGCACCCCAAGCGCAAGGTCCACATCGACTACCTCGGCGCCGTGCTGATCGCCGGCGGCGTGTCGCTGCTGATGATCTGGGTAACGCTGGCCGGCAATCAGTTCGAGTGGGCCTCGCTGGCCTCATTCCTGATGGTCGCCGGATCCGCCGTGCTGCTGATTGCCGCCGTGCTGGTGGAATTCAAGTCACCGGAACCCATCATTCCCCTCTCGATGTTTAAGAACCGGACCTTCACCCTTGCCGTGGTTGCGAGCATCGCCGTCGGCGTCTCCATGTTCGGCACGTCGGTGTTCCTGGCCCAGTACATGCAGCTGGCGCGGGGCGCCACACCCACCGAATCCGGCCTGCTCACCATCCCCATGATGGCCGGCCTGCTGATCTCCTCGACCTACTTCGGCCGCGTCATCAGCCGCACCGGAAAGTGGAAGGCCGTCATGATTTCCGGCGCTGTCCTCACCGTGGTTGGCTCCGTCCTGCTGGGCACCCTGGCCTATGACACGAACCTGGTCCTCGTGGGCATCTACATGGCCGTCCTCGGCGCCGGGCTGGGCATGCTCATGCAGAACCTGGTCCTGGTGGTCCAGAACTCCATTGAGGTGAAGAACCTCGGGGTGGCCACCAGTGCCGTCACGTTCTTCCGCAGCCTCGGCGGCACCGTCGGTGTTTCCGTGCTTGGCTCGGTCCTGGGCACCATCGTGGCGCAGGAAATCAAGAGCGGCATCTCGGCCCTGGCCCCGGCCGATCAGGCCGCTGCCGCCGTCGCCCTCGGCAGCGGATCCATTCCCAAGGTTTCCGAACTGCCGGATGCCATCGCCGTCCTGGTCGAAAGCGCCTACGGCGTGGGGGTTGGCTCGGTCTTCCTCTACAGCGTTCCGCTGGCCCTGATCACGCTGATTGCGGTGATCTTCCTGCCCAACGCCTCGCTCGGACGGCAGAATGCCGTGCAGCTGAAGAACGCAGCCGCCGCCGCTGCGGCACCTGCCGCAACGGCCGGTACGACTGCTGCGGCTGCCGGCGCCACGGCTGTTCCGGCCGCGGAAACACCAACGCCCGCTGCCGACGGCGGCGAACCGGATGAGACCGGCACCCGCCGCGAAGAGGAACGCGCCGCCGCGGACCTGACCCTCGTTGACGTCGCCACTGGCGCCGTGGGGCTCGTGGATCCGATGGCGCCGGCGTCAACCCCCGGACCGGAGCAGGGCAGGCCTTGA
- a CDS encoding malonic semialdehyde reductase produces MSIDSTTENQVTEYVLDGDALDLFFREARTANTFTDEMVTDEQLRAIYELTKFGPTAMNIQPLRITWVRSAEARERLVRHMAEGNRAKTAAAPMVAVLSYDTEWHEQFPVFFPHAAERKAMFDGQDELRAVMGSNNGHMQAAYFIMAVRAVGLAAGPMGGFDAAGIDAEFHAGHNRRAFMVVNIGKPGENAWHPRLPRLDYDFVTATV; encoded by the coding sequence GTGAGCATTGACAGCACCACCGAGAACCAGGTCACCGAGTATGTCCTTGACGGCGACGCCCTGGACCTCTTTTTCCGCGAGGCCCGCACGGCCAACACCTTCACCGACGAAATGGTGACCGACGAGCAGCTGCGGGCCATCTACGAGCTGACCAAGTTCGGCCCCACCGCCATGAACATCCAGCCCCTGCGGATCACCTGGGTCCGTTCCGCCGAAGCGCGTGAACGCCTCGTCCGGCACATGGCCGAAGGCAACCGGGCCAAGACAGCTGCCGCTCCCATGGTCGCAGTGCTCAGCTATGACACCGAGTGGCATGAGCAGTTCCCCGTGTTCTTCCCGCACGCGGCCGAGCGCAAAGCCATGTTCGACGGCCAGGATGAGCTCCGCGCCGTCATGGGCAGCAACAACGGTCACATGCAGGCTGCGTACTTCATCATGGCCGTCCGCGCGGTGGGCCTGGCCGCCGGTCCCATGGGGGGCTTCGACGCAGCAGGTATTGATGCGGAGTTCCACGCCGGCCACAACAGGCGCGCCTTCATGGTGGTCAACATCGGCAAGCCCGGCGAGAACGCCTGGCACCCGCGCCTGCCGCGCCTGGATTACGACTTCGTGACCGCTACCGTCTAG
- a CDS encoding CarD family transcriptional regulator produces the protein MPLSKGQILVHPHHGPAVVDSFQIHPRLKRECVVLEVQSSHLMVWVPVDQIERVGLRPVLDPAGLEALFQVLRAPAEQEDAQWSRRFKDNTEKLATGDPLVIAAVVRNLMLRNAGAGLSQAERDMLRQARKPLLTEISLALGISEDDAGVQLDGLWPPFRALA, from the coding sequence ATGCCACTTTCCAAGGGCCAGATTCTGGTCCATCCCCATCATGGCCCCGCCGTCGTCGACTCGTTCCAGATCCATCCGCGCCTGAAAAGGGAATGCGTTGTCCTTGAGGTGCAGTCCTCGCACCTGATGGTTTGGGTCCCTGTGGACCAGATCGAACGCGTCGGCCTGCGGCCGGTGCTGGACCCAGCCGGCTTGGAGGCGCTTTTTCAGGTTTTGAGAGCGCCCGCCGAGCAGGAGGACGCCCAATGGTCCAGGCGGTTCAAGGACAACACCGAAAAACTCGCCACCGGAGATCCGCTGGTGATCGCCGCCGTCGTCCGCAATCTCATGCTCAGAAATGCCGGAGCCGGACTCTCACAGGCTGAACGGGACATGCTGCGGCAGGCGCGCAAGCCGTTGCTGACCGAAATTTCGCTGGCCCTGGGCATATCCGAGGACGACGCCGGCGTGCAGCTGGACGGTTTGTGGCCGCCGTTCCGGGCGCTTGCCTAG